The genomic interval CAGCACGTGATCAATCTCGGTCTCGACGGCATCGATCTCGATTGGGAGTACGCCGACACGGACGAAAAGGCCCAGCAGTACGTGGAGTTGCTTCGTGCGGTGCGTCTCGAGCTCGACAGTGTAGCTCTCAAGACGGGACTTGATCGACACACGTTTGGGCTGTCTATTGCTGCTCCGGGCTCCGTCTGGTATGCCAAGCATCTCAAGATTGCTGAAATGGACCAGTTTCTGTCCTTCTGGAACATTATGGCGTACGATTTCGCTGGGTCTTGGTCACCGCAATCGGGCCACCAGAGTAATCTTTATGGAGGAGAAATCAGCGTCGATCAGATTATGAACTACTATGTTCAGAATGGAGTGGCTTCTGAGAAGCTGATTCTAGGAATGCCTATCTACGGAAGATCTTTTGCCGGCACTGACGGCCTCAATAAGCCGTACACTTCTGTGGGAGAAGGTacccaggaggagggtaGCTGGGAACGCGGAGTCTGGGACTATAAGAAGCTTCCTCGGCCGGGTTTCGAGGCCCATTTCGACGACCAGTGCAAGGCGTCGTACCTTTACAACAAAGATACAAAGACTCTCGTGACTTATGATGACGTGAATGTCGTCAAGCTCAAGTCGGAGTACGTGCGACAGAAGAATCTGGGCGGAGGAATGTGGTGGGAGTCGTCTGCCGATGGGGCCGGAGATCAGAGTCTGATTTTGAACTTCGTCGAGGGCCTGCATCTGGACAAGGAAGAAAATTGTCTCCATTATCCCCAGTCCGAGTGGAGAAACATTAACAATTGACTCGGAGAAGGGAATGGGACGGGAGGAGTAAGTGTCTGGCTGCTACTGGGATTGACTGTGGTGGCTTTGTTGGTTGTCAGGTGGTTTAGAAAGGTCCTAAGTCGTAGTTAGTTGTGGTACTCCATTTTTGGCCATTTAGACGACTCACTTTGTCAGCGAGACCGGCGTACTCTGGAAGGATATAGACGTCCACAAGGAGAAAGTCGAGCACATTTCAAACTTGATCTCATCTGTCTTACAAACATGTCAGAGATTCGACGATTAGGAGACTGACTTTACAACTTTTGCTGGAGCTTTAGTTAAGAAATTAGAACGATATTAGTTAAGAGGGAAAAGTTCTACATCAAGGAACGTCAATGTTGCCCTAGAGATTCAAATTTTTTTCTGTACGGGTTAGTCGGAGCTGAAAATTCGACTCTGTAGACGAAGTCATTAACATCCTGGGCCATTTggcagtatgtacagtagctcgGTCACAATCTAGATAGAGACTCATCTGGGCTATATAAGGAgatggtcacgtgatgtaTGGACTAGTAGTCACGTGTTGTTAAAAGAAAactagtcacgtgacccaggACCCCAGCCAAACATGCCTCCTTGAAGTTTTCTGTCTCATCTGTTCGTGAGCCAAGAAGAGAGTGTATGAGACAAGTTATGAATTATGACCGTGAGCGCCCCAGCAAGTCTCAATATCAAACCATGAAGTGGCAGAAATCTTCCTCGGTAACTTTTTCCATGAAAACAAGCGAAACTCACTGCTCACGCCATGATCCGTACTCAAATCTTGCTGCTCTCGTGACACTCCACACCTAACGCTCGCTGCTGATTTGTTGCTCCACCCTCTCCAACACCTCTGTCCACTTTTTCACCGCCCCCTCCAACTCCTGAATCTGCTGATTTACAGTAGCTAGAGTTCCCACCGACTGAGAAGCCAGATTATGCACTTGTCGCAGCGTCTTCAGTCTCAAAACAAGCCTTGgaaccacgtgactcagaTAGGTGATAGTGGACAAATGGGAATAGACAATGTCGACGTTTTGCAAACCCGGATGAGAGTCGTCGTGGGACTCCATGCGGCTCTCCATGCGGCTCTCGACACGTGACTCCAGACGTGACTCCCCTCCCCGTGATTcggcacgtgactcgacTCTCACATTTCCTCCTTTCTTCACATTTTGAATTCGCGTCTGCTGAGCTTGCAGAgtctgtggagaagacgtgAGAAGCGACAATTTGAGCATGAGGTCTCGAATGGCCGGAGCTAGAGGCACGGACGTCGATTCAGGACTGTTTGGGTCGTAGAGAGAAGATTCCACGGCTGAGAGACGGCTCTCCAAACTGACCAATTTGGAGAGGGTATGACTGGAGGTGGCCACATGACGTGATGTGTCAGTAGATGCACTTGTCCTCGAACTGCTTACATCACCCTTCACCTCCAATAGAGGCAACTCCTTCCTCTTAACCTCAAGTCCCTCCAGCAACACGTGAAGAGTGTCGACGTCTTCCTTGTCATTTACTGCTGACTCAGCgagctcctggagctccAGTTTGATGCGTGCCAACTTCTCGTCGCGTGTCTCGCCGGCCACTCCGCTGGAAAACGACACCTGTTGCCGGTCAATACGACTCGAGTAATTAGTTAGTGAGTTGTCGAAATCAGAACCTGCGAATTTTCTGGCGGCTTCAGCGGTGTTGGTGCTCGATGTGTCAATGTTCTCGTTAGGGGGAGATGCTGGTTCCGCCTGTGTTAGTTGGAAGAGAAACCGCGAATTAGCATCATATCGGGGATACTTTCTAGCACGCAAGACATAGGGGAATCTCGTAGTTGTCTCGGTTACGTAGTTCGATTGATCTTGATCGAGTTGAGGGCAAAATTGGAATATCGGAAAATGAAGGTGGGTAAAAATGGACCAAGAGTTGCCATAGATTGGGGGATATCTCTGTAATCAGTGAAGTGTGCTGAAATAATCTGGTCAAATTCAATAGACAATGGCGCACCTGAAAATGGCACAAGTTGAGGAAGAGCACATTAGTCGCAACTCCAAACTCGTGTCAAAATCCCACCCACAGGATCAGACCAACCCCTACAACTCCACCAGAATATCTCAGAATCGATCAAAAATACCACCATTCCATCCCCCATCGCCGCCTGAATCCACCGGTCCCCCTCAAAatccagtcacgtgacttgaTTCTATGATACCACACGTCTTCATCAAATCTCCATCAATCCAAGCCAAGATCCCCCAGTCAGTCAATTCAGCATTCCTTCTCCCTCTCCTACTCACCTCGTAGTTGTCGGCGACATCGGGCGTCTCGTAGACGTCTGGTGCTGTATCCTGATGTTAGCATCTTTGTTGTGTTCCCGGTCACTGGGGTTCAAATAACGTGGGAACGCGCCCCAGACCATCCaagaatcacgtgatccacTCACCAGATCGGGCAATGACGCGTATTTCGACATTATGAGTCGCTGCGGCTGTGTGTTGGTGTCAAGCTGAGCTGTTCACtggagtacagtatttcaATTATGTTCGCGGGTTTGGAATTAAGGTTTGTAGGTGGTTGGAGATATGGGCTGATAGTTGGTTCGGCAGTTGTATTTAAAGATGAATAGTAGGTGCAATGGATTTGGATTGGTGCGAATAATACTCTGCAAGTTTCAAAAAAGATTTAGGACAATTTTTGCTAGAGATAGTGAATTTGTATGTCCATCTCTTGCTGAGCTGATGAAAGTCAGACGATATTGATACCATTCAATCCGGAAGACTCGTGAGATCATTTTTATATACAGAAGCTCACTATCTGATATACTCTAGATTAATTAATGCCCTTATTACTGTTTCTCCCATTACAAGTAGGCGGTACCACCTGTATCAACCTTAACAGAGGAATATTTAATTAGACTGACTGACTAATAAATGATCTACAACCATGGATGAATAAGCCAGCTGCGAAAACCCTCCAAAACCTCCCAATTCCCACGGGAAAAAGTccccagctcctcgtcatGTGACCACAAATACGCCCGACCCACTCTTTTTCTAGAATCTTGTGCGCAACATCTACCTTTGCTCTCTCCTGCTCcccttcctcctcctcctccgcccCCACCTTTaataccctaaccctatCATCCCAGATAGCCATGTCTAATTACCACTGCTGTTGATACCATACCAGCGACATGTCACCCACGGATAAGAACGACGTGTGTGTTGAGGGCGATTTGGGGACCATTGACCGGTCCGAATTGGAGTCGGCTCCCGCGACGGCTTCTGAGGGTCCCGAGTCAACCAAACCCGAGTCAGCCAAACCCGAATCCAAGGAGCTCTCTGCGGACGAAATCAACAAGGAACAACAGCAGGAAATCAATGAGGCggccgagaagctggaggagcaggtggCCCAGGCGTACACAAAGACGTCGTCGTGGATGGGCGGGCTGTGGTCGTCTATTAGTAAGCAGAGTTCTGTGATtctcgaggaggttggCAAGGATTTTGAGGCGGTCAAGTTTGAGGTTGGCGAGCTTGCTAAGAAGAGGGCCGAGGCAAAGGCGGCAGAGTCTTctgaggagaagagcaCGGAAGCGGCGGCGGGGGAGACGACGGGGGAGACGGCTGAACCTGTGGACAGTTCCCGGGATCTcctttctcttctttcgaCCAAGGCCCAGCTGTACATTGACAATCTTGACAAGGATCTCGAGAAGGTTGAAGATGCCGGCGCTGCCTACTTTTCGAAAATCGGGTCGAATTTCCAGGCTCTGATGCGGGAGACCATTcgtgtggaggagggcgaCTCTGGCGACTCCACCACAGATACGTTGCTGTTCAATGCGCCCGAGGAAGTGAGACAGCAGGTGTTTTCGACCCGGTTTGATGCCCAGTTGCATTCTCTACATACTTCTGACGAGGTGTTTTTGCAGCCAGTAGATACAGGATATGAGTCGTTCAAGAAGGATTTCGACATCAACTCCCAGACCGACCAGATTGCCGCTGATTTGGAGGCCCATCCTGCTCTGCGGACGCTcatggagaagctggtgcCCGAGTCCATTGACTACAACTCCTTCTGGACCCGATACTACTACATGTACCAGGGAATTGtggctggagaagagcagcgAAAGAAGGTGTTGAGCCAGGCTGGAGGCGAGACGGAAAAGGAGTTTGACTGGGACGAGTCGGacgaggagaccaagacgGAGAACACCGAAAACGACGGCTCATACGATGTGGTTTCTAGAGTGGCCTCGGATGTGACTTTGGACAAGGCCAGCACCAACAAGTCTGAGCCCAACAAGGCAGAGCCCAACAAAGCAGAGTCCAAGCAAGCCAAGGTCGAGCCCAAGCaagccaaggaggaggagagtgaTGACGACTGGGAGTAATTTATATAGTCAATGAGAGCTGTGAGTGAATCGTGAGTGATTGAGGGACTTCGGGGATTCAAAACCGCCAGAGAAATCCACTGGGATAAGGAAAAGCGAATTGGATTCAGAACGACTGAGCCCTTTCAAAGGAAGTTGCTCGTTGTCCACTGCCCTGGTGTCGCCTTATGGAGTCCTTATCGACATAGTCAAGCCACGCTTTCAGTGTATCGTACTCTTTCAGTGGTACTGTAAACTGGTCATGAGGAGTCGCTTGGTGGTATTTATTGCTTTATTTGACCACTCCACGTTGACTTGTAGAGGTGCATCTGAATGTATCGTGATTCAGGGCACCCATAACCACTGCTTACATCAGGGCTTAGATGTTCCGAACGGAAAGACGAGAAGAATCAGACTGTTTGGTTTGCCATATATGCAATTTTACATGTCTTTTGGTGTGGCCAAATTATCCCATACAATGTCATCTCCATTGATTTTTTCCAGAAGAGCCCATATGTTGATCTCATCCAGAAAGTCAACTACATTGTCAACAAATGCCACCTTTTTTCCAACTAAATTGTAAACAAAATGCCACATCCCTTCCAACATAAATATGTCTATAATGACGGAATAGGTATACGCAGTTGACAAATTTGTTCATCCCCAGCCACTTTCTACAttgaaagaaaaaaagtagAAATATCGTGTCTACAACATCCCTTCTACCGCGACCCGCGTTTCCCCCTACGACACTTTCTTAACTAATTCTTCAACTATTTCCCCCCACTTATATACTTCGTTTTGAGCAACTATTGTTCGCTGTACGGCGGTTCAGGTTGTTTCCCAGACCCAATTGAGCATTTTCTAGACTCTGTAAAtccctccaactccacctgGTAACATTCACGTTCTTGCGCCCCACCATTGCCCACCCTGGCCGTCCTGTCTGATACAACCCCTAGCGTTCATTGTTCATTGTCATTGTCTGCTTTCATTGTCGCTGCTCATCATCAATTGAGACATCCGCTTCTCGTTACACAAATACATTGTCAAACCAATATCTCTGCACCCCGTCGCCCCAGCATTAGTCTGAGAGTATGCATCGAGCCGACGATGCATTCTGTAAGGACTGACGGGTGCATGTTCCGAGGGAAAGTCTGTAGGACTCGGCAAAAAGTTGACATATTTAACCCTGGACTTGAAATCATTACAATCTGATCAGGGAGCTTCAAAATGATACCATTTAGTGCATATCTCAATGCAAAAACAACTACTAGAACCAGAAAAGTTGACTCTGTTTCTAACATGTAGAGTGCCCCACTTGTCTCACAGTAAAAGCCCTCAAAGTGAGAAACGGTAGCAAATTAGCTGTCATTTCAGTACGTACAAACCAGACATTGCCATGCAACACATTTCTACAGCTTTCTTTGTATGTCTTCTACTGACATGTTGCTGCAGGACCTCCTAACCGACATAATTGTTTCCAGTCCAATAACCACTAATCCTGGGAACGCTTGGACTATGCCATTGGAGTCCTCCTACTTCTCTCTTTCGATTAATATACAGCTTTCTCCTATTAATCTCCCATAGTCTTCCACAGTCCTATCATATATGTACagcacagtatgtacaagtaacatATCATATTAGTTTGACAGACAACCACCTAAACATTGGTCAGAAGACATTTTCCACTCGTTAGAAAGTTTTGAAGGAATTAATTGAGCTTTTTCAATCCCACTTTCAAATTCTCGTCTTTTAGGAACCATTTTtcgtttgttttttttttcttctttttttttcagtctttttttttcactctCCCTCAAAAGTTACTTGATCCACCAACTAATTCCAACTAAATTAGCATTTCTCAACtaaaaaatatttttaaAATCCACAAACCCgacaatcacgtgagtggctctcgtcacgtgacgtgacTAATTTGATGATACTCTATCCAGCCACTTGATTTGGCTTGACGCGCAATTATtaaaagaaagaaaaaaagtttTGACGCGACTCTCTCCTTGGTTGAGTTGGAGGTTGCTGTTATATTGCTGAGTAAGCGTCGTAGAGATATCCTGGATATACCATTTTGTAGGGAAACTTTGGAGGAACACTATTATGTTGTGCAAACCTTATTTGAGATGCTTTCCCGCATTTCAAACCCGTATCTCTACCACCCGTGATGAAAGCTTAAAAAACGCGTCTTCCCTTAAAGTACATTTGGTTCCATCACGTCACGTCTCTCAcatttcctcctcctcaacacaCAGCACACAAGTCGTCGCATAATGTTCCGAAGCAAACGACGAGCGACCGAACGGAAGAATTGGGGCGTGGCTCCGTCGTCGATGCCTGCAGAAATCATTTACCCCAGCCGAATGTCCTTCTACAACACTCCGCCCAACCTGGGCATTTCGCTGGAGGCGTTCGAAGAATGGGCCATTGACCGGCTCCGGGTGCTGACGAAGCTGCAACAGCTGCAACTGAGCGGAAAGACAGGGCTGAAAGACCTCGATTCGGGCCTGAAGCCGACGCTGGAGAAGTACCTACCCCTGGGCTCAAGCCGAAACGTCTCTGACGAAGTGACACAAAAGCAGCGGCAAAAGGACCACTACTCGCATTTCATTCTGCGGCTGGTATACTGCCGCACTCCAGAGCTGCGcaaggagtttgtggaGCGCGAAAAGCTGCTGTTTCGGTACAGACtgagtttggaggaggGCGGCGAGAGAGACTCGTTTGTCAACTCGCTGGACTTTGAGTGGGAAAAGGTCGACGTGGACGAATTCGAAGATCTGCGGCCGTATCTGGAGAcggtgtcacgtgacaaggCCGACATTGCGTCGCGTGACTACGTCAAGGTTGACTGGCAGAAGGTGGCCGATCTGGTTGATTCTCGTCGGGTGTTTTTGCGGGCTGGCAAAGTCTATGTTCCTGCTTCGTTGCAGCAGAATCTGGTTGTAAACGAGTTTGAGAGCCGTTTGGCTGTTGCCATGGAGACTGCGGCCATGTTGCTTTCTCGGCTGGATGAGTCGACTCGCCTGATGCCGATTTTGGACCATCTTGCGCAGTTTGGCGTGACCGAGACGTTCCAGAAGAATGAGGCTCTGGATGGCAAAATTGGACCCTCCAACATTGACTCTGTCGTCAAGCACATGCCTCTGTGCATGTCTCAGTTGCACACAACTCTTCGACAGAAGAACCATCTCAAGCACGA from Yarrowia lipolytica chromosome 1F, complete sequence carries:
- a CDS encoding uncharacterized protein (Compare to YALI0F04532g, similar to uniprot|Q8TF88 Trichoderma virens Class V chitinase (Endochitinase class V), similar to Saccharomyces cerevisiae CTS2 (YDR371W); ancestral locus Anc_5.441) produces the protein MKNVIYFCNWSIYARKHLPWEIPCSSTTHIIYAFANCDPLTGEVQLSDKWADEQIVFENDKWTDDSEKQLHGCFYQFNLLKRQHRQLKLFLSIGGYSFAGNFAEMAKDETKRKRFAESAAQHVINLGLDGIDLDWEYADTDEKAQQYVELLRAVRLELDSVALKTGLDRHTFGLSIAAPGSVWYAKHLKIAEMDQFLSFWNIMAYDFAGSWSPQSGHQSNLYGGEISVDQIMNYYVQNGVASEKLILGMPIYGRSFAGTDGLNKPYTSVGEGTQEEGSWERGVWDYKKLPRPGFEAHFDDQCKASYLYNKDTKTLVTYDDVNVVKLKSEYVRQKNLGGGMWWESSADGAGDQSLILNFVEGLHLDKEENCLHYPQSEWRNINN
- a CDS encoding uncharacterized protein (Compare to YALI0F04543g, similar to Saccharomyces cerevisiae JNM1 (YMR294W); ancestral locus Anc_5.32,gnl|GLV|YALI0F04543g [Yarrowia lipolytica] similar to uniprot|Q5AK45 Candida albicans Hypothetical protein), which encodes MSKYASLPDLDTAPDVYETPDVADNYEAEPASPPNENIDTSSTNTAEAARKFAGSDFDNSLTNYSSRIDRQQVSFSSGVAGETRDEKLARIKLELQELAESAVNDKEDVDTLHVLLEGLEVKRKELPLLEVKGDVSSSRTSASTDTSRHVATSSHTLSKLVSLESRLSAVESSLYDPNSPESTSVPLAPAIRDLMLKLSLLTSSPQTLQAQQTRIQNVKKGGNVRVESRAESRGGESRLESRVESRMESRMESHDDSHPGLQNVDIVYSHLSTITYLSHVVPRLVLRLKTLRQVHNLASQSVGTLATVNQQIQELEGAVKKWTEVLERVEQQISSER
- a CDS encoding uncharacterized protein (Compare to YALI0F04554g, similar to Saccharomyces cerevisiae DOS2 (YDR068W); ancestral locus Anc_8.187, some similarities with uniprot|Q9P5L4 Neurospora crassa Related to DOS1 protein and uniprot|P54858 Saccharomyces cerevisiae YDR068w DOS1 involved in genome stability) translates to MSPTDKNDVCVEGDLGTIDRSELESAPATASEGPESTKPESAKPESKELSADEINKEQQQEINEAAEKLEEQVAQAYTKTSSWMGGLWSSISKQSSVILEEVGKDFEAVKFEVGELAKKRAEAKAAESSEEKSTEAAAGETTGETAEPVDSSRDLLSLLSTKAQLYIDNLDKDLEKVEDAGAAYFSKIGSNFQALMRETIRVEEGDSGDSTTDTLLFNAPEEVRQQVFSTRFDAQLHSLHTSDEVFLQPVDTGYESFKKDFDINSQTDQIAADLEAHPALRTLMEKLVPESIDYNSFWTRYYYMYQGIVAGEEQRKKVLSQAGGETEKEFDWDESDEETKTENTENDGSYDVVSRVASDVTLDKASTNKSEPNKAEPNKAESKQAKVEPKQAKEEESDDDWE
- a CDS encoding uncharacterized protein (Compare to YALI0F04576g, similar to Saccharomyces cerevisiae PRI2 (YKL045W); ancestral locus Anc_2.566, similar to uniprot|P20457 Saccharomyces cerevisiae YKL045w PRI2 DNA-directed DNA polymerase alpha 58 KD subunit (DNA primase)) codes for the protein MFRSKRRATERKNWGVAPSSMPAEIIYPSRMSFYNTPPNLGISLEAFEEWAIDRLRVLTKLQQLQLSGKTGLKDLDSGLKPTLEKYLPLGSSRNVSDEVTQKQRQKDHYSHFILRLVYCRTPELRKEFVEREKLLFRYRLSLEEGGERDSFVNSLDFEWEKVDVDEFEDLRPYLETVSRDKADIASRDYVKVDWQKVADLVDSRRVFLRAGKVYVPASLQQNLVVNEFESRLAVAMETAAMLLSRLDESTRLMPILDHLAQFGVTETFQKNEALDGKIGPSNIDSVVKHMPLCMSQLHTTLRQKNHLKHDGRFQYGLFIKGLGFSVDEALQFWREAFKVTDDKFNKEYQYNILHNYGLKGSGKNYAPKDCKSIIANNPPANSELVHGCPYRSLRPEELVGRLKNMGIEDRMELNKITDQVKNTNYHGACTRVLELTHPGLKVEEVVQHPNDYFLKGYGWQNGLEVAYTK